The genomic DNA TCCTTAAGACGAGAGCCGATGTATCGATCCGTTCACAATAATACATCCCGCTGTCATTGCGCCAGAGGTCTTTAATACTCAGTTCTGCAGTGCCAGTGGTTCTGTTCAAGAGGATCTTAAAGCGCTCATCTTTGACGCTTGCATTTTTATGAGAAAACTGTGCAATCATCCCAAACTCACTCTTATGCCAGTTTATCGTCACTTCATCATAATTGTAGTGTACCATCGAGACGTTGCAATAGAACCTCACCGTGGCTCCTAGATGTGGCTGTACTTCTGGGAATGATCGTCTTAAAACCAACTTCTCATCTGTCGAGACAAAGAGAGACCACAAACGCACAGTTTATTCAGCAGCTCTTCCTTCCTTCCGATATATAGTCCAATACTCACCAATGAACAAAGGTGGTAGGAAGCAACTATATTTCACTAGACAGACCAAAGAATAGCCTCTGCTTCTAAAGGCTTTCCTCATTTCTTTCTCAAGAGATTGCGCACTTTTCCAGGAactttccaaacttttttttaacctaCATATGTTAACTGCTGctgccacatcctctggtaacgagtcccagagcttaactatttcctcctgaattatttatttatttaaaacattttaaatccgcctttatccaaggcggctcacagtgTCGCATACATATTTCAGGATTTGCACAACATAAAGATCCCctacatcagcaaaaatcatGAGATTAGACCATCTCAACCTATAAATTACACAATAGCCTTAAAAAATGGGACAAGTGTTTTATGAACTCTACAGAAAAGGCTTCACACAGGGTAATGTTCAATGACCTAACTCCATGGCATTCGTGGCACCCAGCACTTAATATATCCACTGACCTGATGTTAACCATTCAAGCCGGTGCCCGGTTAACACCTTTTACCTTTCTGCACTTAGCCAGTTGGCAAACGGACTATTGCACTCGTGGCTGGTTCCTTCTATTAAAAGTGTACTTTTATTTAAGCATTAGAACAACCTTATCTGTAGGTGATTTAGAAAATGTATATTGTTAGAGGGAATGTGATTTTCAGGGGCTTCTTTTCATTAATGGTGGGTCACAAAGGCCAGCAGAGTCTCACCTTAGAAGCAGGTGGTTCTACTTAACGTTTTTGGTCTTGTGATCATAAACCACATCCAAATAAGGCATTTCATACAGGCCTAACAGATTGCTACATTCCAAAATATGTCAAAACTTGTGCAATGACTTTCTGTTCGGCTGGACTGACATTATGGAATGCGCTGATAGAGGAACTTTTGGGAAGATCCTCAAAACGCAATTGGTTGTCAATGCGTTTTTACAGGATCTGATTTGTCCTGTTTAAGAAATCGCTGTGCATCTAAATTCTTAATTGTTTCTTcctcttttgtactgttttaaggAGCCCTAGAGCTTGTCTTGAAGGGCATatggtaacacggggctgggaggcctcgTGTTGCCAGAGaggcaaggtgggggggggggaaagagaggacCGTTAGTTAGGGAAACTTAGTAGAAGGAATAGGGGAGGGGTTACCGCCTAAAGGCAGGGCTAGGATAGGGTGAAGTTGAGTTGGAGGGGCGGGCAGAGGGAATGAGTAGACCGGGACCCTGGAGGACTCAGTTCTTTCAgttctttttctccctcccaccctcccgcgGTGGTGGCCTTGGTAGCTCGGgtaggcggatctcccgagctactgggtgctggggctcatcaggCGATGAGCGgggggccggctgggagctgtgccttggggtcaggtgacccgggttaaaggggcatgaggtcatgccacccctcggacgcttgctgtttgtggcggggtcgggggcaaaggtTAATGGTTACAtaggggtagctcgggaggagcttgctgatgtgGTTTGTCAATAGAGGGTCAATATGTTTATGAGGTTAAGTTATTCATGTTAATTTATTGTTATGGTGGAtttaataaagagctgcggctatataTTCCATAATGAAGTGTGCTGGTTTCATTTAGGGGTGGGTTATGGGTAAAAGGAAGTTGATGGGTAGCAACagagactatccagatcccgctgttagagctattatgtaaaccgcttaggaattagacggtatagaaacttttaaaataaataaatgatctgATCATTATTTTCAAGAAGATGATCTAATAGAATAAAGCGGACATTTGTTCCCAAACCTTTTTTGACTTAACCCTcccctggttttatttttattttagtttttatttttttttagaattgtatttatgccAATTGTTGTCAACCCTTCCCTCCTTACATCTACTATTGTATTAGTAATGAATGTTATGTCTAttagtttttaacattttatataatttttgagtttatgtaaatcgcattggatttggactatgcgaggtaatcaaaaactacataaacttgaacttgaaacttgatcacaaATTTAAACTCAACCCGAATTATCACAAATAGAATAAAATTTCAatttcttttacaaaactattgCCTTGCGTAGTCTTCAAATTGAGGTGTCTGACTTTCTCACATCACTTTTTATCTTCCTGAgttgcctggttttttttttggggggggggttcattttcATGCTATTTTTAAGAAAAAGGTTGTAAGCACACCTTTTCTGTGGGCACAGCAGCACTGTTCTTGTCTACAATcaaaacccctctccccccctccccccatgtacaTACCGGATTGAGTTAGCAGAGGCAGAGGCAGCTGGCAGAGCATCATGGCACAGACGCTAGTGATAAGCTTCAGGCACTTCATTGCATTCAGAGAGCACCGTGTGGAACCGCCCAGGGCTATGTGCCCCTTTGGTAGCAGCTCTCCCATCAGTTGGCACCCTCGTCCGTGCTGTGCGCCCACTGACTGTTCCTGCATAGAGCACGCTAGTGCCGCGTGTTATCGCTGATAGACTCTACACATCTCCACTGTTCGCCTCAATTTTAGCCATTCACAGACGACGCTGCCTTCTCACCGCCTCCACTTTCAGAAGGAAATGCTCTACGTCCCCTCTCCACCCCCAGCATTTTCCCAGATGAGATGTTGCTTGAAATGTGACGTTCAAGCCACAGCGGACTCATTCTCACTTCTCATACGGTTATTTGCTGTTATTGTTCCAACGTCTCTCCTCTGGATATTCTGAAGCGATGCTTCTGCTGCAGCTAAAAGTTCCCGAAGGTGATAAATTCTGGGAAATGAGAAGATGACTTAAGAAGGAGG from Geotrypetes seraphini chromosome 9, aGeoSer1.1, whole genome shotgun sequence includes the following:
- the PDCD1 gene encoding programmed cell death protein 1 isoform X1 is translated as MQEQSVGAQHGRGCQLMGELLPKGHIALGGSTRCSLNAMKCLKLITSVCAMMLCQLPLPLLTQSDEKLVLRRSFPEVQPHLGATVRFYCNVSMVHYNYDEVTINWHKSEFGMIAQFSHKNASVKDERFKILLNRTTGTAELSIKDLWRNDSGMYYCERIDTSALVLRSNFLTLTVTENAEVLSTVTPEVVPPHTSDITVPVSVTSVSIAVLLLLLLGYILFLLLRKTEDNKKLQSENKHLDKEPWALPVYTVDYGVLEFQTDGSTKIPPEVPPSDSVEYATIIFPEAEPANKKRRQESL
- the PDCD1 gene encoding programmed cell death protein 1 isoform X2, giving the protein MQEQSVGAQHGRGCQLMGELLPKGHIALGGSTRCSLNAMKCLKLITSVCAMMLCQLPLPLLTQSDEKLVLRRSFPEVQPHLGATVRFYCNVSMVHYNYDEVTINWHKSEFGMIAQFSHKNASVKDERFKILLNRTTGTAELSIKDLWRNDSGMYYCERIDTSALVLRSNFLTLTVTENAEVLSTVTPEVVPPHTSDITVPVSVTSVSIAVLLLLLLGYILFLLLRKTEGQGTLGPSRVHRGLWRAGISDRW